The Citrifermentans bemidjiense Bem genome window below encodes:
- a CDS encoding (Fe-S)-binding protein translates to MKQSTPVRSPLQSLCQTNIMGCTNCGKCVRECAFLRKYGTPKKIAAEFDPADSMSLHRAFECNLCGLCSAVCPEKLNVDGMFLEMRREAVDRDLGAYPEHKPLLNYEKVGTSRRFSLYRLPEGCKTIFFPGCSLPGTRPDAVHNLLALMHQADPTVGVVFDCCLKPSYSLGREQYVNSMFEEMNDWLLQHGVQEVLVACPNCQVMFERLGHGMRVRTVWEALAESGLQPERVAGTVTVHDPCVIRNSEPVHQAVRTLLERQGLVVEEMKHAGKKTVCCGKGGGVNLLNPSLAGEWGELRKKEADGRRVITYCAGCVQALEQHTPTNHLVDLLFAPAQTLAGKKKGAKAPITYLNRLRLKMSFKKKKGNAVLRERSFVAQQALKKRRWKIPFTQIICGIAAAAAGMHWLSLWR, encoded by the coding sequence ATGAAACAGAGCACGCCGGTCAGATCCCCACTGCAGAGCCTTTGCCAAACGAACATCATGGGGTGCACCAACTGCGGGAAATGCGTCCGCGAGTGCGCCTTCCTGCGCAAATACGGCACCCCCAAGAAGATAGCCGCAGAGTTCGACCCGGCCGATTCCATGTCCCTGCACCGCGCCTTCGAGTGCAACCTCTGCGGGCTCTGTTCCGCGGTCTGCCCGGAGAAGCTCAACGTGGACGGCATGTTCCTGGAGATGCGGCGGGAGGCGGTGGACCGCGACCTGGGCGCCTATCCGGAGCATAAACCCCTGCTCAATTACGAGAAGGTGGGGACCTCGCGGCGGTTCAGCCTCTACCGGCTCCCCGAGGGGTGCAAGACCATCTTCTTCCCCGGCTGCTCGCTGCCGGGGACGCGCCCGGACGCGGTGCACAACCTCTTGGCGCTCATGCACCAGGCTGACCCGACTGTAGGCGTGGTGTTCGACTGCTGCCTCAAGCCCTCCTATTCGCTGGGGCGCGAGCAGTACGTGAATTCGATGTTCGAGGAGATGAACGACTGGCTCCTGCAGCACGGGGTGCAGGAGGTGCTGGTTGCCTGCCCCAACTGCCAGGTGATGTTCGAGCGCTTGGGGCACGGGATGCGGGTGCGCACGGTATGGGAAGCCTTGGCCGAGTCGGGGCTGCAGCCGGAGCGGGTGGCGGGGACGGTGACGGTGCACGACCCTTGCGTGATCCGCAATTCAGAGCCGGTGCACCAGGCGGTGCGCACGCTTTTGGAGCGCCAGGGACTGGTGGTCGAAGAGATGAAGCATGCGGGGAAGAAGACGGTCTGCTGCGGCAAGGGGGGCGGGGTGAACCTTTTGAACCCGTCGCTGGCAGGGGAATGGGGGGAGCTGCGCAAGAAGGAGGCGGACGGCAGGAGGGTGATCACCTACTGCGCCGGATGCGTCCAGGCGCTGGAGCAGCACACCCCGACCAACCACCTGGTGGACCTGCTCTTCGCGCCGGCACAGACCCTGGCGGGCAAGAAGAAGGGGGCCAAAGCCCCCATCACCTACCTGAACCGGCTGCGTCTCAAGATGTCGTTCAAAAAGAAGAAGGGGAATGCGGTGCTGAGGGAGCGGAGCTTCGTCGCGCAGCAGGCACTGAAAAAACGCAGGTGGAAGATCCCTTTCACGCAGATCATTTGCGGGATAGCCGCGGCTGCAGCCGGAATGCACTGGCTCTCCCTCTGGCGCTAG
- a CDS encoding HPP family protein, whose translation MKRRISIVMRRKVALKRRLTRLPRKCRAPIRGVRPPMSFRYAFWSLVSAVAGIMAICQTTAIFGHPLLIGSFGASAVLLFGATDSPLAQPRNLVGGHLLSAVVAVVVVALAGSTPVTMAIAVGVSIFVMNLTHTTHPPGGATALIGVQAAAGPGFVLLPVLAGALILLAVACFTNNVVYHRSYPKHWF comes from the coding sequence ATGAAGCGACGCATCAGCATCGTCATGCGCAGGAAGGTCGCGCTCAAGAGAAGGCTTACCCGCCTCCCGCGGAAGTGCCGGGCGCCCATCCGGGGGGTGCGTCCTCCGATGTCTTTCCGTTACGCCTTCTGGAGCCTCGTGAGCGCCGTTGCAGGCATCATGGCGATCTGCCAGACCACCGCCATCTTCGGGCATCCCCTGTTGATCGGCTCTTTCGGAGCCTCGGCCGTGCTCCTTTTCGGCGCCACCGACTCGCCGCTGGCTCAGCCGCGCAACCTGGTCGGCGGGCACCTGCTATCCGCCGTGGTGGCCGTGGTCGTGGTGGCTTTGGCAGGCTCGACGCCGGTGACCATGGCCATCGCCGTGGGTGTCTCAATCTTCGTGATGAATCTCACCCACACCACCCATCCCCCGGGAGGTGCCACGGCGCTCATCGGTGTTCAGGCGGCGGCAGGACCCGGCTTCGTGCTGCTGCCGGTTCTCGCGGGAGCGCTGATACTCCTTGCCGTCGCCTGCTTTACCAACAACGTCGTCTATCATCGCTCCTATCCAAAGCATTGGTTTTAA
- a CDS encoding ammonia-forming cytochrome c nitrite reductase subunit c552: MRMLRGCVVLALAGLVVAGYGCTPKKIEPASTQVIPDGTIDPAKWGEVYPEQYRLWQQTAEPTPAGKSRYKKGWDVGEELPDKLDEYPFLALLYNGWAFGSEYREPRGHRYMVQDQLEVDPGRYKAGGSCLTCKTPYAPILQGQMGKDYFAKPYQEVRAKIPKEHQELGVSCIDCHDNRDASSLKISRGFTLGKGLKALGVDQAHLTRQDMRTLVCAQCHVTYSIPKDAAVKSTDVFFPWQGSAWGDISIENIIKQLRNNPPSGEWTQSVTGFKLAFIRHPEFELFSRNSPHWQAGASCADCHMPSAEVAGRKVSDHRVMSPLKNDLKACKQCHEETPDALRDKVFAIQDRVMSQYIRAGYATASAAKLFEIAHKAGAAGRTLEPALYAQAKDHYEEAFYRVVFIGAENSAGFHNPAEASRIMTDAAGHAAKAQALLRQLLAKAGIEAPAQVDLELAKYLNNRGVKKLMFKPQHEIKDPLAGK, encoded by the coding sequence ATGAGGATGCTGCGAGGATGCGTTGTGCTGGCGCTGGCGGGCTTGGTGGTCGCAGGCTACGGCTGTACCCCGAAGAAGATCGAACCCGCGTCGACCCAGGTGATTCCGGACGGGACCATCGATCCTGCGAAGTGGGGCGAGGTCTACCCGGAACAGTACCGGCTCTGGCAACAGACGGCTGAACCGACCCCGGCTGGGAAGAGCAGGTACAAGAAGGGGTGGGACGTGGGCGAGGAACTTCCGGACAAGCTCGACGAGTACCCGTTCCTTGCGCTCCTCTACAACGGCTGGGCCTTCGGATCGGAATACCGGGAGCCGCGCGGCCACCGCTACATGGTGCAGGATCAGCTCGAGGTGGATCCCGGCAGGTACAAGGCGGGCGGTTCCTGCCTGACCTGCAAGACCCCGTATGCGCCGATCCTGCAGGGGCAGATGGGGAAGGATTATTTCGCCAAGCCGTACCAGGAAGTCAGGGCGAAGATACCCAAGGAGCACCAGGAGTTGGGTGTTTCCTGCATCGATTGCCACGACAACCGCGACGCGTCGTCGCTAAAGATCTCCCGCGGCTTCACCCTGGGCAAGGGTCTGAAGGCACTGGGTGTGGACCAGGCGCATCTGACGCGCCAGGACATGCGCACCTTGGTCTGCGCGCAATGCCACGTTACCTACAGCATCCCCAAGGACGCGGCGGTCAAGTCCACCGACGTCTTCTTCCCGTGGCAGGGTAGCGCCTGGGGGGATATCAGCATCGAGAACATCATAAAGCAGCTGCGCAACAACCCGCCCAGCGGCGAATGGACCCAGAGCGTCACCGGCTTCAAGCTCGCCTTCATCAGGCACCCTGAGTTCGAGCTCTTCTCCCGGAACAGCCCGCACTGGCAGGCCGGCGCCTCTTGTGCCGACTGCCATATGCCCTCGGCGGAGGTTGCCGGACGCAAGGTTTCCGACCACCGTGTCATGAGCCCCTTGAAGAACGATCTCAAGGCGTGCAAGCAGTGCCACGAGGAGACGCCCGACGCGCTGCGCGACAAGGTATTCGCCATCCAGGACCGGGTCATGTCCCAGTACATCCGCGCGGGGTATGCGACCGCGTCGGCTGCGAAGCTCTTTGAGATAGCGCACAAGGCCGGCGCTGCCGGAAGGACGCTGGAGCCGGCTCTTTACGCCCAGGCCAAAGACCACTACGAGGAGGCGTTCTACCGGGTCGTCTTCATCGGTGCGGAGAATTCCGCCGGTTTCCATAACCCGGCAGAGGCGAGCCGCATCATGACCGACGCGGCGGGCCATGCCGCGAAGGCTCAGGCACTGCTGCGCCAGCTTCTTGCTAAGGCGGGGATAGAGGCGCCGGCCCAGGTGGATCTTGAATTGGCCAAGTACCTCAACAACCGGGGCGTGAAGAAGCTGATGTTCAAGCCGCAGCACGAGATCAAGGACCCGCTGGCGGGTAAGTAG
- a CDS encoding sigma-54 interaction domain-containing protein, with translation MSEAENGPDAAVYQAILTSMGEGIIFADHENRIVFVNAAAEQVRGIKAEKFLGRDLISIHTPPARERIASILARLRDGSVASHTRPLETKGRSFENCYYPIRDRGERFVGTLMISRDITERERLKEENSVLREQLLTEYACGGMIGRSRAMQPVFQVIRSTAPLESTILVTGESGTGKELVARELHQRSRRSAGPLVKVNCAALPETLLESELFGFEKGAFTGALRERKGKFEQAVRGTLFLDEIGEMPLSAQAKLLRVLQEKTVERIGGSREIEVDVRIIAATNRDLRQDVAAGLFREDLFYRLNVIPIDLPPLRERLEDILPLAAVFLSRFSEEMSRPQLKLSREAKQALLKHPYPGNVRELKNAMERATALCTEDTLGVDDLPAEFAQHAAQLRPSAAPLQPAPGPMLLAGLGNREAELIQEALALCGNQRGEAARLLGISRKTLWKKMKRLSG, from the coding sequence ATGTCTGAAGCGGAAAACGGGCCTGACGCGGCTGTCTACCAGGCGATACTGACCAGCATGGGCGAAGGGATCATCTTCGCGGACCACGAGAACAGGATCGTCTTCGTGAATGCGGCGGCGGAGCAGGTGCGCGGCATCAAGGCGGAGAAGTTTCTGGGGCGCGACCTGATCTCCATCCATACGCCGCCGGCCCGCGAGCGCATCGCCTCGATACTTGCGAGGCTTCGCGACGGAAGCGTCGCCTCCCACACGCGCCCCCTGGAGACCAAGGGGCGCAGCTTCGAAAACTGCTACTATCCCATCCGCGACCGGGGGGAGCGCTTTGTCGGCACCCTGATGATCAGCAGGGACATTACGGAACGGGAGCGGCTGAAGGAGGAGAACTCGGTGCTTAGGGAGCAACTCCTTACCGAGTACGCCTGCGGCGGGATGATCGGCCGCAGCCGGGCCATGCAGCCGGTGTTCCAGGTGATCCGCTCCACCGCGCCGCTGGAGTCGACCATTCTGGTCACCGGCGAAAGCGGCACCGGAAAGGAGCTGGTGGCGCGCGAACTGCACCAAAGGAGCCGGCGCAGCGCAGGCCCCTTGGTCAAGGTTAACTGCGCGGCGCTTCCGGAGACCCTGCTGGAATCGGAGCTTTTCGGTTTCGAGAAGGGGGCGTTCACCGGTGCGCTGCGGGAGCGCAAAGGGAAGTTCGAGCAGGCGGTGCGCGGCACGCTCTTTTTGGATGAGATCGGCGAGATGCCGCTTTCGGCCCAGGCCAAGCTTTTGCGCGTGCTCCAGGAAAAGACCGTGGAACGGATCGGCGGCAGCAGGGAGATCGAGGTGGACGTCCGCATCATCGCCGCCACCAACCGCGACCTGCGCCAGGACGTGGCGGCGGGGCTTTTCCGCGAAGACCTCTTCTACCGCCTCAACGTGATCCCGATCGACCTCCCCCCCTTGCGCGAGCGGCTTGAGGACATCCTCCCGCTGGCTGCCGTATTTCTCTCCCGGTTCTCTGAGGAGATGAGCCGCCCCCAGCTAAAGCTCTCGCGGGAGGCGAAGCAGGCCCTCTTGAAGCACCCCTATCCCGGAAACGTGAGGGAGCTTAAAAACGCCATGGAACGCGCCACCGCGCTCTGCACCGAAGACACGCTCGGCGTCGACGACCTCCCCGCCGAGTTCGCGCAGCACGCGGCACAACTCCGCCCATCGGCGGCGCCCCTGCAGCCGGCGCCGGGGCCGATGCTGTTGGCGGGCCTGGGCAACCGGGAGGCCGAGCTGATCCAGGAGGCGCTGGCGCTTTGCGGCAACCAACGCGGCGAGGCCGCGCGCCTGCTCGGCATCTCCAGAAAGACGCTCTGGAAGAAGATGAAGCGTCTGAGCGGCTAG
- a CDS encoding diguanylate cyclase, producing MNKLIHRFIPHHPGTYSLMLALCWTAVMALSLAGSLTSLRREITTIAGNIAGAYIDKDVLYRNWNALHGGIYVPINQGLAPNAFYPPSMPDRDVVTPSGRHLTFVNPSYMMRQIYDLSRKEDGITAHITSLKPLNPKNAPSPWEAEGLREFERGGREARGVVSEGGKRYVRLMRPLVTEESCLACHAQQGYKKGDIRGGISIRMPMGLLEAGLGKQLKHLALAHAAVWLLGLLGLFAGSLGLRRRTAERDLALQELKQANALLQSQATTDPVTGILNRRKCCELLESAIMESKRYGLPLALIFFDVDRFKSINDTYGHDAGDSVLRELAGLVSGMIRKTDIFSRFGGEEFVLVVHNNDGRTARMLAEKIRSRVSQHSFIHVGQVTASFGVARLYPDDSAESLVKRADQAMYSAKHAGRNRVESLCDCHSAAA from the coding sequence ATGAACAAATTGATCCACAGATTCATCCCGCACCATCCCGGTACCTATTCCCTCATGCTCGCCCTTTGCTGGACCGCGGTGATGGCGCTTTCGCTGGCGGGAAGCCTGACGAGCCTGCGGCGCGAGATAACCACCATCGCTGGGAACATCGCCGGCGCCTACATCGACAAGGACGTCCTCTACCGTAACTGGAACGCGCTTCACGGCGGCATCTACGTCCCTATTAACCAAGGGCTCGCGCCGAACGCCTTCTATCCCCCCTCCATGCCGGACCGGGACGTCGTGACCCCGTCGGGGCGGCACTTAACCTTCGTGAACCCGTCGTACATGATGCGGCAGATCTACGATCTCTCCCGCAAAGAGGACGGTATCACCGCCCACATCACGAGCTTGAAGCCGCTCAACCCGAAGAACGCGCCGTCTCCCTGGGAAGCGGAGGGGTTGCGCGAGTTCGAGCGCGGGGGCCGGGAGGCACGCGGCGTCGTCTCTGAGGGGGGGAAGCGCTATGTGCGTCTCATGCGTCCCCTGGTGACGGAAGAAAGCTGCCTCGCCTGCCATGCGCAGCAGGGGTACAAAAAAGGGGACATCCGGGGCGGCATCAGCATCAGAATGCCGATGGGACTACTGGAGGCGGGACTCGGCAAGCAGTTGAAGCACCTGGCGCTGGCCCATGCGGCGGTCTGGCTGTTGGGTCTTCTCGGGCTCTTCGCCGGCTCCCTCGGTCTGCGGCGCCGTACCGCGGAGCGCGACTTGGCCCTGCAGGAGTTGAAGCAGGCGAATGCCCTGCTGCAGAGCCAGGCGACCACCGATCCGGTGACTGGGATCTTGAACCGCCGCAAGTGCTGTGAGCTTTTGGAGAGCGCCATAATGGAGTCGAAGCGCTACGGCTTGCCGCTGGCTCTTATCTTCTTCGACGTGGACCGCTTCAAATCGATCAACGACACCTACGGCCATGACGCAGGCGACAGCGTGCTCAGGGAACTGGCGGGGCTGGTCTCGGGAATGATCCGCAAGACTGACATCTTCTCCCGCTTCGGGGGGGAAGAATTCGTGCTGGTGGTGCACAACAACGACGGCAGGACTGCGCGCATGCTGGCCGAGAAGATCAGGAGCCGGGTGAGCCAGCACAGCTTCATCCACGTAGGGCAGGTGACCGCCAGCTTCGGCGTGGCGCGGCTCTACCCGGACGACAGCGCCGAGAGCCTGGTGAAGAGGGCCGACCAGGCGATGTACAGCGCGAAGCACGCCGGCAGAAACCGGGTCGAGAGCCTCTGCGATTGCCACAGCGCCGCCGCATAG
- a CDS encoding tetratricopeptide repeat protein: MNGNMMTNEAMKGKSLKGIKMRRVILLSLALLCITIAIYYQATGFNFILLDDNDYVTSNAHVMEGLSFESIKWAFMSNVSGHWHPLTWLSLMMDYQFFGLDPMGYHLTNIVIHGFNTVLLFVTLNYMTKALWRSAFVAVLFALHPLHVESVAWISERKDVLSGFFWMLTVLSYIAYVKSSKTYTYFLSLTFFVCGLMSKSMLVTLPLTMILLDFWPLNRFSPREKALEEYKLMGRVFALFSFLKEKIPFFVCVLISMTATIYAMGKGTGQLKTFGEIPFGLRIENVITAYVKYVKNTFWPTDLACFYPFPDSFSLWQVFGSLFFILLVSALTIWGRRRYPYLAVGWFWFLITLLPVIGLIQVGDQSMADRYTYIPLIGLFIMVTWGITDLTKNLQRQPVILALTASQLIFASAILTSNQLSFWRDELTLFRHALEVTKRNYFAHTHVGVALLNQGNTDIAIQEFQKAISIKPNYVLAHNDLGAAYAKQSKYDQAITEFQTAITINPRAVVFHKNLGDTFAQQGNLYAAIREYQIALTLNPGSAEIHFYLGNAFARLGNIDAAVKEYQTALAINANFSQAQTNLETVLNNRLGVYRP; this comes from the coding sequence ATGAATGGCAATATGATGACAAATGAGGCAATGAAGGGTAAATCTCTGAAAGGAATAAAAATGCGGCGAGTGATTTTACTCAGCCTCGCACTCTTGTGCATTACTATAGCAATATACTACCAAGCTACAGGATTTAACTTTATACTTTTAGACGATAATGACTATGTAACTAGCAATGCCCATGTGATGGAGGGACTATCGTTTGAGTCCATAAAATGGGCTTTCATGTCAAATGTTTCAGGACATTGGCACCCCCTTACATGGCTTTCGCTTATGATGGATTATCAATTTTTCGGTTTAGATCCGATGGGCTATCATCTAACTAATATAGTTATTCATGGATTTAACACTGTCCTGTTGTTTGTTACTCTTAACTACATGACGAAAGCATTATGGAGAAGTGCTTTTGTCGCTGTACTTTTTGCTCTGCACCCTCTTCACGTAGAATCTGTTGCCTGGATTTCAGAGCGCAAAGATGTCTTGAGTGGTTTCTTTTGGATGCTAACTGTTCTTTCATATATTGCTTATGTAAAGAGTTCAAAAACATACACATATTTTCTCTCGCTTACATTTTTTGTCTGTGGGTTAATGTCTAAATCAATGCTTGTAACACTTCCACTTACAATGATTTTATTGGATTTTTGGCCCCTCAACCGTTTCTCTCCCAGAGAGAAGGCACTGGAAGAATATAAATTGATGGGGAGAGTGTTTGCGTTATTTTCATTTTTAAAAGAAAAAATCCCATTTTTTGTCTGTGTGCTTATTTCTATGACTGCAACAATATATGCCATGGGTAAGGGCACTGGACAGTTGAAAACTTTTGGTGAGATTCCATTTGGGCTCCGTATTGAAAATGTCATCACAGCATACGTAAAATATGTCAAAAATACTTTCTGGCCCACCGATCTCGCCTGCTTTTATCCATTTCCTGATTCTTTCTCACTCTGGCAGGTCTTCGGCTCGCTGTTCTTTATACTGCTTGTGTCTGCATTAACTATTTGGGGCAGACGTCGCTACCCTTATTTAGCGGTGGGTTGGTTCTGGTTCCTTATCACTCTTTTGCCTGTAATTGGTTTAATTCAAGTTGGTGATCAGTCGATGGCTGACAGATATACTTATATCCCTCTGATTGGCCTTTTCATCATGGTTACCTGGGGGATCACCGATTTAACAAAGAATCTGCAACGCCAGCCAGTCATTCTTGCACTTACTGCTAGTCAGCTGATATTTGCATCAGCCATATTGACCTCAAACCAACTTTCTTTTTGGCGCGACGAACTTACTCTTTTCAGACATGCACTTGAAGTTACAAAGCGAAATTATTTTGCGCATACTCATGTAGGAGTTGCTTTACTTAATCAGGGGAACACAGATATTGCAATCCAAGAATTTCAAAAAGCAATTTCCATCAAACCGAATTACGTACTCGCTCATAACGATCTGGGAGCTGCTTACGCTAAACAAAGTAAATACGACCAGGCCATTACTGAATTTCAAACGGCTATTACGATAAATCCGCGAGCTGTTGTATTCCATAAAAATTTGGGAGATACTTTTGCACAACAAGGCAATCTTTATGCTGCGATTCGAGAATATCAGATTGCTCTTACCTTAAATCCTGGTTCAGCTGAAATACATTTCTATCTAGGCAATGCTTTTGCTCGACTAGGAAATATTGATGCAGCGGTTAAAGAATATCAAACAGCTCTTGCGATAAATGCAAATTTCTCTCAGGCGCAAACTAATCTGGAAACTGTTCTCAACAACAGACTCGGTGTTTACAGGCCCTGA
- a CDS encoding NAD(P)/FAD-dependent oxidoreductase, producing MDQKIAIIIGAGPAGLTAAYELLDKTDIVPIVFEMTNEIGGISKTVEYKGNRIDIGGHRFFSKSDRVMKWWQNIFPLQGAPARDDRQLGRSVSLADKCQIRHLRELSETVVSAPDPENVDEVMLVRRRLSRIFFLRKFFNYPIKLTVDTLANLGLIRIIKIGFSYICVNLSPIQKEKSLEDFFINRFGKELYLTFFKDYTEKVWGVPCNVIKPEWGAQRIKGLSITKSIIHAVSGIFRKDNGIDQKQVETSLIEQFLYPKLGPGQIWEKSAEMIEASGGQVIRYARVTGLETKDNKIIAVTVRNEQTGEVTCHEGDYFFSSMPVQELIAAMGNAVPQPVNEIANGLMYRDFITVGLLLKKLQISNDTSHKTINNIVPDNWIYIQEREVKLGRLQIFNNWSPYMVRDPNAVWMGLEYFCTEGDSLWTMADADFASFAINELASIDIIDPSDVIDFTVIRIPKAYPAYFGSYDSFGSIQAFTDRFTNLFLVGRNGMHRYNNADHSMLTSMVAVENIINGIESKDNIWSVNAEEEYHETKG from the coding sequence ATGGATCAGAAAATCGCCATTATTATTGGAGCAGGTCCAGCAGGGCTTACAGCCGCGTACGAATTGTTGGATAAAACGGATATAGTTCCAATTGTTTTTGAAATGACTAACGAAATAGGTGGCATTTCGAAAACAGTCGAATACAAAGGTAATCGCATTGATATAGGCGGTCACAGGTTCTTTTCCAAGTCTGACCGAGTCATGAAATGGTGGCAAAATATCTTCCCTCTCCAGGGGGCGCCTGCCCGTGACGACCGTCAATTGGGACGTAGTGTGTCATTGGCGGATAAATGCCAGATACGCCATTTGAGGGAGCTATCCGAAACCGTTGTTTCAGCCCCTGATCCAGAGAATGTAGATGAAGTCATGCTGGTCCGCCGTCGCCTCTCCCGGATATTCTTTTTGAGGAAGTTCTTTAATTATCCCATCAAATTGACTGTTGATACCCTGGCAAATCTTGGCTTAATCCGGATTATCAAAATCGGGTTTAGTTACATTTGTGTCAATCTCTCTCCGATACAAAAGGAAAAATCTTTAGAGGATTTTTTTATCAATCGTTTCGGCAAAGAATTGTACCTGACCTTTTTTAAAGATTATACGGAAAAGGTCTGGGGTGTTCCCTGTAATGTTATAAAGCCAGAATGGGGCGCACAACGTATTAAGGGCCTCTCAATTACTAAATCCATCATTCATGCGGTATCTGGAATATTTCGAAAGGATAATGGTATAGACCAGAAACAAGTCGAGACCAGCCTGATTGAACAGTTTCTTTATCCAAAACTCGGACCGGGCCAAATCTGGGAGAAGTCAGCAGAAATGATTGAGGCCTCAGGTGGACAAGTAATTCGCTATGCACGGGTGACAGGTCTAGAGACAAAGGACAACAAGATAATTGCTGTCACTGTTAGGAACGAACAGACCGGAGAGGTCACTTGCCATGAAGGAGATTACTTTTTTTCCAGCATGCCCGTCCAGGAGTTGATTGCAGCTATGGGCAATGCAGTTCCGCAACCGGTCAATGAAATTGCAAATGGCCTCATGTACCGGGATTTTATAACCGTTGGCCTACTTTTGAAAAAGCTTCAAATCTCTAATGACACCTCTCACAAGACCATAAACAACATTGTCCCGGATAACTGGATATACATTCAAGAACGGGAGGTGAAACTTGGAAGGCTCCAGATTTTCAATAACTGGAGTCCCTACATGGTGCGTGACCCGAATGCAGTCTGGATGGGGTTGGAGTATTTCTGTACTGAGGGGGACAGTCTTTGGACGATGGCTGATGCTGATTTCGCAAGCTTCGCCATTAACGAATTAGCTAGCATTGACATCATTGATCCTTCTGACGTAATTGATTTTACTGTTATACGCATACCAAAAGCATACCCAGCCTATTTTGGGTCTTACGATAGCTTTGGGTCCATTCAAGCGTTCACCGATAGGTTCACCAACTTGTTCTTAGTGGGCCGCAACGGCATGCATCGATACAATAATGCCGACCATTCAATGCTAACATCAATGGTCGCCGTGGAAAACATCATCAATGGCATTGAATCAAAGGACAATATCTGGTCGGTTAATGCTGAAGAAGAATATCATGAGACAAAAGGTTAG
- a CDS encoding response regulator, whose protein sequence is MALKDVKILVVDDEIFFRKVLRDLLEKIGFTVVGEAADGGEAVEKFKALRPHIVIMDIYMPDKNGIDATRDMVAHDKNARVLVASASTFDSDTQAALDAGAKAILMKPFVPKEVYETIRKLLTGK, encoded by the coding sequence ATGGCTTTAAAAGATGTAAAGATTTTGGTCGTCGATGACGAGATATTTTTTCGGAAGGTTTTACGTGACCTTTTGGAGAAGATCGGTTTCACCGTAGTAGGCGAGGCTGCGGATGGTGGAGAAGCGGTAGAGAAGTTCAAGGCCCTGCGCCCCCACATCGTCATCATGGACATCTACATGCCTGACAAGAACGGGATAGATGCGACGAGAGACATGGTGGCCCATGACAAGAATGCGAGGGTGCTGGTTGCCAGCGCCTCCACTTTCGACAGTGATACCCAGGCCGCGCTGGATGCCGGCGCCAAGGCGATACTTATGAAACCGTTCGTTCCCAAGGAAGTATACGAGACCATAAGGAAGCTTTTGACCGGCAAGTAG
- a CDS encoding class I SAM-dependent methyltransferase: MNIKPATSIIRYTRFFRLIRANRVLDYGTGSLRNALYLTEQGFTVYAADVLEQVKVLKAHPKAKALERLLDVSELAQSDLCVDLVLSTYVFNIIETRAQRKQYLENVVANLREGGYFLIEVNSRPDDISCASPLHHYLSCDDKARSYTHDDLDRFLVPYKFEPICHYYSTHALAAVYRLTERKF, encoded by the coding sequence ATGAACATCAAGCCTGCGACCAGCATCATTCGCTATACCAGATTTTTCCGGCTGATACGGGCGAACCGGGTGCTCGACTACGGCACCGGGTCGCTCAGGAACGCTCTCTATCTGACAGAACAGGGATTCACCGTCTATGCTGCCGACGTCCTAGAGCAGGTGAAGGTCCTGAAGGCTCATCCAAAGGCGAAGGCCCTGGAGCGATTGCTTGACGTCTCGGAGCTTGCGCAGAGCGATCTCTGTGTAGATCTGGTGCTTTCGACCTATGTCTTCAACATAATCGAGACCCGGGCGCAACGTAAGCAATACCTTGAGAACGTGGTGGCGAACCTGCGTGAGGGGGGATACTTCCTCATCGAAGTCAACAGCAGGCCAGATGACATAAGTTGCGCATCCCCCTTGCATCATTACCTGAGCTGTGACGACAAAGCCCGCAGTTACACCCACGACGATCTTGACCGCTTCCTGGTTCCTTACAAATTCGAGCCCATCTGTCATTACTACAGCACGCATGCATTAGCTGCAGTTTATCGGTTGACAGAGAGGAAATTTTAA
- a CDS encoding ribbon-helix-helix protein, CopG family — protein sequence MHDESSKYAETAERKMPGAKRKSPRKKVNQVLKNVVSLRVSDQEKDLLERLTESTSQNVSDLVREAIGFWLAKRQGQRAAKTFRHTLQTNP from the coding sequence ATGCACGACGAATCAAGCAAATACGCTGAAACAGCAGAAAGAAAAATGCCTGGCGCCAAAAGAAAATCGCCGCGCAAGAAAGTGAACCAGGTTCTGAAAAACGTGGTGTCGCTCCGGGTAAGCGACCAGGAGAAAGACCTCTTGGAGCGGCTCACCGAGTCCACCTCGCAGAACGTATCTGACCTGGTGCGGGAGGCTATCGGCTTTTGGCTCGCCAAGCGCCAGGGACAGCGCGCGGCCAAGACCTTCAGGCACACCCTGCAGACCAATCCCTAA